CGCACGCAGGCTTACTACTAGCGTCACCAGTTACCATCCAGCTGACGTTTAAATGAGCCTCTTCCAGACCTGAGACTTGTTTCTTTGGCCAAGAAGTCTCCATGATAGATGTTTGGGCCAGTTTGTGTACAGTTTACTTAGCTCTGCCTCTCCCCCTGATGGGAGTCCCGCTGGTCAAACCCAGACCACATTAAAGGAACCGGACCCTGGTACATATAAGTGGGCGTTACCTGGCGTAGCCGATGATGAGGCTGCCAAACACTGTTCCGATTCCAGCTCCTGAACCAGCCACTCCCACCGTGGCAGCGCCGGCGCCGATGAACTTGGCGGCGGTGTCGATGTCCCGGGAGACGGCGCTGGTCTGGAAGCAGCGGCTCAGAACCGCAGACTGGCTGACTGGCAGCAGAGCCTGAAGGAGAGGACGAGAGTGGACGTGAGGGGGGATCACAGAACTGAACATGTACCAAAGACCAGAAGATGTGGTCCCACCCACAACACCTCCGTCTATTTATAAAAACACTCACACCTACATCCAGCTATTGACAACAATctaggattaaactggaggttccCAGAAATCCAAGTTTACATGCGCGAGAACACAATccattattgagtgaggtgacTACCTCcaaagaaaaaatggaaaaaaaaaaaatctgtcggATTAAAGCAACTATtccactttctgttagtgcatgtaaacgtactgagtgaccCGTACAGACTAATCCAAATTCAGCGAccatattttctgcactataaggcgcacctaaaaccCTTTCATTTTCTAAAACCCAGCAGTGCTCCTTATAGTGCGGTGCGCcgtatatatgatcattacggtaatttctgttgtCGTAGTCAGGGGGATTTTGGGTACTGTAGTCGGTGTCACCGAAGTAACGGCACTAAAAAACTGTAATTTATTACAGTCCCACATATAGTCTGGTCGAACTTTTACGAAGGGCAGGAATAGTCACGACGTTCAAGACGACAGCAGCTACGCTGACTCGCATCATGGCGACTTTGACAGTTTTGACTtacagtacttttcttcttgatttttattattagttttattattattttattattagtttcaaatagttttagcagacaaaaaaaatgttcatgataatttaaaatgtaaaccaaccAAAAAAGTGCAAGTGAGTGAactgtaaaacctgcagaactGTGAACAAAAACAGTGCACAGAATATCAAGCCACTAATATTgttcactcaaaatcttaacaagaatatttgtcttatttctagttaaaatgtcttattttagtaaaaaaaaaatctcattagacttaaaacaagactcatcactggaaaaaacatcaattttcacttgtttcaagtagattttcacttaaaataagtagaaaaatctgccagtggaacaagattgttttgcttgtaatgagaatataaatcttgtcccactggcagatttttctacttatttcaagtgaaaatttacttgaaacaggtgaaaattgtcaaataagttatttttctgctgttatttttctggtgatgactctaaatgtttaaatagcagtaaaaccacattcatttttatttcggggagggggggggggtttgattTTGATGGACAGCTTTTAGCAGGCTTCAGAGCTTCTGGTGTCCAGGATCCCCCTCAGCTCCTTGTATCCTTGaatccttctcctcctctccacttttaaagaaagattaaaatatcttcttcttcttcgcgTTCTTTGTATTGCTTTCTGGCACACTCTCGACTCCCgggacctccgtaaactgatttatggttctgcgttacaccaacgcagaacctacgccgtatggtacgcggcgacgcgcacgtacgttgcgcgtcgccgcgtaccatacggcgtaggctctgcgtcgatttagcgcggaaccataaatcaggctttacgagtgaaacgtctcacgaggggcagtcgcgttgcAACGCCACTATcgcaaggagagaacagagtactgtgagctcatgagaagtcccggtacgccgtaaaaagtcccggtacgccagaggctaaaagaaaatgtgctcctatggccatgcaacttgccgcggcatgtcatgcgcatgatcaattaatgcagacagcgcggtgccaggaaagcgggttgtgattggttgtcgtgcactttgctgcagcatgttttgcacgtgatcgagaaagtatacacacagctgtccggttctacgagggtgcataagcattgcaccctcggTTTATGCGTTTgtatgctcagttgaaaagacgaaaagaaaactgacaaatgcgcgcgcgtcagcctgatttatggttccgcgtcaaatcgacggcgtagcctacggcgtaggttacgcggcaacgcgtaccgtacgttcgcgtcaccgcgtatcgtacgccgtaggctctgcgttggtgcaacgcagaaccataaatcagccttcagtgtccTTCACTCATCTGcatccagcagtttcctgcaccagcaagacgctgctctctgctgctccgttaacaaagtaaccatggatattcagaagttgttcaagcacaaccacgccagcaagtttatatttatggttatatttatttttgttatttatttttctatgttctattttctgttgctagattgtctgatgggtgaggtagcccagactaaatgcagcattttctttgttctgcagtgatattgctgcaaaaatgcacttgaaagacactttaaatattcttgttttgctagtatcattccgcttgaaattatgggaaaatgcataatttagtgttgaataacgtgccaggcatgtgcacccccctCTTATCTGAGATGCAccgtagtcatcattttctagaaccggccctgctcCGCCCACACCACCGGGTTCTGGTGTCATGGTTCTGCTACTTTGATCCACACTTGAGTGACAACAGAAATCAAATCATACCCagcagaaaggaaaagaaaaacgcAGTGATGGAGCTCAGAGTTTCAGATGAGATGGAGGCAGTGGCAGGATCCGTGCAGATGGGGTGATAGGAAGCTAAACGGGTTTCTGAGCACGGTTCCAACCACATACGTGCTTCTCTAGGTGTGGGAGGGATGTTTGAGGCTGAAGGACTGACCTGCTGCTCCACTGAGGCCTCAGGTCTGTTGAAGAGGGAGGCCGAGACCGGCCGGGTGAGGATTCTGGACCCCCCACGCAGCTGCCAACAACACATTTCAGGAAGGTCAGACACTTAACTCCCGTGGTACCAAACTTTCAGGTCAAAGTCACTTTCAGCCaagaaaaaaacagctttaaaaCATATAAACAAGGAATCAAACTGTGAGAAAAGCAGCCTTAGCACCACAAGATAAGACAGACGCTGATGATCATGCGTCCGTTGCCAAGGGAACCAGGCAACGGAGCCGGGCTCTACAGCACCGGGAGGACAAGGGCATGGATGCTGCAACAATCACAGACCAACAGTCGGAGGAGGACGTACCACAGCTGGAGAACAAGTGATGAACTTTGAGCAGGCGTACATGGCTGGAACCTGCacgggaagaaaagaggacttTAGTTCGGTCTGCAAGAGCCGCCTCCCTCTGAGGGAGTAGGTTTTAGTGAAGGCTGCATGTCTCCAGGTCCCcaggtgggggcgggggggtcggACAGGACACCAGAGACACGGGGATGGTTGTACCAGGactccgctgctaatctctctctctcacgcatcaagttcaaagctatACTTCTGGCTACCAAACAATTATGCAAACGGCTCCTcaataccttcactccttcatccagagctactctccctctccacagctcctctcagccagtgaaagacgcctggttcttccaccacaacgtggtgtgaaatcagtatCAGGCTCTTCTCCTCCAATGTTCCCCGATGGTTGAACGACCTACCAAAATGTCAGATCTGcaaagctaaagactcagctctaaGGAGCACTTCGGCATGCACTCACGACAAGATGGTGTCTTCTTAGACCTAgctttcttatttaaaaaaaaaacagatattcTAGCAGTGGCGTGGCAGCACGTGTGTCCAGCTGGAGTCTCATCAGTCTGACcggcactgatccagctggaccctcatGTTATTTCATGCTGgggttgttctctcagatgtaagtcgctttggataaaagcgacTGCTAAATGACTGTAGTATAGTATAGGACCGAGACTcagtgttaccatggtaactcgTCAGGTCAGGCTGGACACCAGAGACacacggtgcgtccgaaatgccatactaaacagtatatactaaaaagtatacttttgagtaaatatcagtagtgtgcattaatttggacgtactattaagagcgcacacggcacttcctgccgttgggaggaagtgacatgtcacagcagcagtagcagcaccgctaattcccgtttatcctggccgaaacaagatgacattacataatattatatacgaatattataatattaatactatataataatattattatacttatgacgtatacgtatcacttagcaaccaaacgtcgctgcattgcattgtgggaagtttctgcttagctaatGTCCAttaatccacactaatacatttctacagaatgagtatggatagcatGTACTATTGTGTAGTtactaatgtttcagacgcactaaaacagtgtttctcaatcctggtcctcgtgggcctctgtcctgcatgttttagatcttactctgcttcagcaccctgatacaagtacctgtgtcattaacagagttgtgcaTGACAATGAAAAAGCTAATgagaccattaattagaatcaggtgtgtttgtgcagggaaacatctaaaacatgcagggcacgggcccacgaggaccagggttgagaagcactgcactaaaaaatctcacatactcattttgcatactcattagggtggaagtgtgggatttcggacgcagcctgaGACTcagtgttaccatggtaacccatCAGGTCGGACCGACCACCAGAGACACGGGGGTGGATGTACAGGACTGAGACTCCggcgttgccatggttacccgtcAGGTCGGACTGGACCCCCCTACACCTGTGTTATTCAGGTGGACCACTTATGAATGAACCCCGTCACGTCACGACCCCCGGCTTGAGGTCACTCGGGCCCGGGAGAGTGGCGGTCCCGGTGGACACCGGTGTTACGGGTCACCCCCCCGGGTCACCCGGGTCgcctggtccaggtcccggaGCTAAGCTAACGGCTAAGCTAACCGCCTGCAGACGTGAAGGTCACGAACGAGCGGCGCGACCACGCGCACGGTCACGCGCACGGTCACGGTACCAGAGCCGTGTACCGGTGTCGTGACAAAACGAGAtatcctgccagaatctgatttctcccctgaaaatgggtctttttacctgctacaaattgattgaaggccaaatacaattaatggaaggttgtttctgcctaaatatgatttgatctcattcttgagcttcataatctgaaaatctgacgttttagcgctatcacTCAACGGGGCTGctgtgatttatggttccgcgttacaccaacgcagaccctacggcatagggtccgccgtcgttttaacgcagaaccataaatcaggctgtaGTCCGCAGAGCCCCGgccgccctgcggaggccgCAGAGCATCCACCTCCCCCCGGCCCCGCCGGCTCCACCAGGCCGGTGCCGGGTCCAGCCCTCCCCCCGAGCAGAGCCAGAGCCGGACAGACCCACCTGATGATCAGTACCGCGGGTTGGAAGGCGTGCAGGATCTTCTCCTCTCAAGAGCTGGACCGGGACGTCGTCACCTTGTCATTTATTAGCACGGACGTCCTCAACGCTCATTGGCCACAGAGAACCACCTTCATCTGCCATTGGTCTGTTCCCTGCGTGACGCACTGctgctcagccaatcacatgtcGCGTTATTCAACTATGATGAACTCTGATTCTGTGATTGGTCGGAGCGTTTGCGACGGTGGGATGCGGAATACGGTGAGCTGTTTTTTATCCACCAACAAACTTTATCAACACGATATCGATAGCAAATCCCAATTAAATCAGAACAACCCAGCGATTTGGTTATTATTATTCAAGAGTATTTTGaatgtgaaaagaaaaacatcaaaagATCACATACCCAGTTGAGGAGACatcataaaaacaataataacagtacacaatcatatgctgtgacAATGACccttccaataaaaaaaaattatatatgttaataagagctgtcatttgtctattacctatttacctatttactgtagagtgagcgataacaaccgaatcaaattccatgtcttgtctgacctgacctggccaaataaacacgattctgattctgattctgattctaaaagCGGCCCACAGCTGAAACATTAATGcagcagtcagtcagtcagtcagtctgcTGCTCCGACCTGCAGTTTGTCTGTGTCTCTGCTTAATTCTATTAATGTTGGGATGATGACAGGGAAAGCTAGAGTTGGGTGACATGATGCAGAGGAGGAAGGTGGATATTCTGTGTTCAGGAGACCAGGAgcgcctccaaaactgtttcctagggggggccagatggggccacttaaattcttggggtggacaccaaaactaaaagccatccttacaggactttattatactgttgtagtatacaggctcagaaatactttttttttttactttctaacttgtctgcatatattaatcgttaataccatgttgttaaaaacctaaggcatatatatatatatatatatatatatatatatatatatatatatatatatatatatatatatatatatatatatatatatatatatatatatatatatatatatatttatatatatttttttaatatataatatagatcatatatatttattttatttatatatatattttttttcttttatatatatatatatatatatatatatatatatatatatatatatatatatatatatatatatatatatatatattattattatttattttttttaggctcagaaatacttaaagaaacgcaGACTGATATGGGGGCGGGGGCATGGCCTGGCATGAATCTTTCTGTGTGGCGATGGCATGTTCTCCTAGTGTTTGCGGGAATTTTCTCCAGGTACTTCCCGCCACAGTCCCAAAACACGTTATGTTCATTGAGGATtctaaactgtgtgtgtgtgtgtgtgtgagagcatgTACGGTTGATTGTCTTTATGCCACCCTGCAATGAACTGGCCACTGTCATGGGGTCTCGCTCCaccagacccccatgaccctgtaGAAGAATAAAACGGGTATTGATCATGGACATTAAATGGACAGGACCCCTGCGTCAGTTCTGAGAGATGATTCCTGAACCACTGGAGAGCAGAATCCTCCACACCAACATCCCTGAGTCTGCTCTAAGTAACTGATGGTGGACTGATTCAGACGCCTCAGAAAGATCCACAAATAGAACCACGCAGTGACATGTGTTTTCACAGCAATCTGTCATTGATTGACCTTCACTCACATTTGAAGATCAGACCAGCGTTTAATGCAGCATTCATGAGTCCAGAGATGCTTTTTAGAAAGAAGGCGATTCATGTGCAAATCAACTCACAGATTGAAGAAGATTTTAAGATTGAGTCTGTTTTTTTACACATCTTTCTTTGATACTCACAGGAAtgtgatccacaaatgcacaggacgagattcacaaatgcacagaccgatccacaaatgcacagaacaattcacacatgcgtaggacaagatacacaaatgtatttgatgcacacacaaatataacctgatttacaaaagtttttttgacgtgactcgatccacaaatacatttttttttaacatggaaggatctgcaaccaatcagatatctttattaaaccaacgcagagcctacgccgttgccgtgacgccgtcgtgaacccttcggacttctccgtcactccatttctccatggtgcaatacccccccagagtgctagttgatactttgttgaGCTtctggcttttccggtcacagtgaatcaaagagataaggacaactattgtgcaaaaaaccaaaacaaccccaaaaaaaataatcacacacaaacaaagaaaagagcgctgaaagttcacgactgcttcacgaaccggaaccggaaatgcgttgctaccaagcgaaccaatcacagccctctcggtctgcgttgggtctgcgtcgcctccacgtgtagttccattttttgggaggtgcaggtcaggctactgtgtaggctacggagagactcccgcgtagccgcgtaccctacggagtAGGTTCAACGCAAAACCagaattcaggctttagtcctgccgatgcagcaacagatgatgagaaacagcggagatatttctgtattttctCCTTTTGGTTGGACGACGtgttacatgggattgtcccgctgattcagctcagaaccagacggaccgcagcagagagctggccgTCATCCTTCTACCTGACGGGACgagcagcaggcaggtggagcagcacgcGCATGTCGTCAagagattaatttaccgaaatatctggagtaaagtcgactgataaccgaggaacctctgtatccagctcagacgtttgatgatcggtgggtAAAACCCCCACCAGAACCATCACCGCTGCATCTTCCCACGAGCACGACTCTATCTGCACCGGgactgtgttgatctgccaccgctgttttgacacgtttgtctctgtgcagcaggatgtgaggataacagctgcttgtttccgACCTCCACGTTTGGTAACTTGTGGTCAGCTGttttctgaccgggaccagcgccactcgttGCCACAGCGAGTACTGCAGGTCACATTCTGAACACCAAGTATATTCGCCCCAATCATTTGACGCATTGTTGTTAttgctgttttgtttatttatctttactccaccaactccaaatattgaatcacttttctaagcgaacaggcgaacgcagttcaaacagcaggtgtatccgcccctttaatctgattggtttagagtaagtcgtggtttatccactgctctgcgtcccccacgtggggtgcgctcttatgattggctgaaacaaaggaagacatctgattggttgcagatccttccgtgttaaaaaaaacgtatttgtggatcgagtcacgtcaggggagtctcaaaagtcacacacaaatccagcgcagctcacagacaaaaaaacgtttgtaaatcaggttatatttgtgtatgcatcaaaaatacatttgtgtatcttgtcctacgcacgtgtgaattgttctgtgcatttgtggatcggcgtgtccatttgtgaattatgagactgttgtAGCTCCATAGTTTAGATGtccttttcatcattacaacttgcAGTTTTAAACGCTACTCACGCGATGTTACGGTTTAACTGGTGACCATGTTGTGATTCTTCTGCATACCACTAGAGGGAGCCCGCGTACCACACTGAGAATCACTGGTCTAGAGAAGACTGAATTGCTGTCTCAAGTCTACACCATAGACTGCAGAGTCTAGATTTGCATTGTTACTTTTAGTTTCTTCACTGTTAGTTTTCGCAATTTttggctcaccttcttgtaaatcttctatcccggtactttctaccgtctacaaatgcagaaatgttcatatccttcattacatttatgaagtgattagtctcctcctggtcttggtttctccgtgtttataagaacttcctggactcaaaagaccaggattccttgcgaaaagaacatgcgcagaaaacaaattcctgttccttttgatggggaaatcccgttaggcgtttacatgacccaatattcagttagaaaaggagtaactcaGGGGTCATAttatggtttttaaaaaccggaatatgagcaaattccggttattcaaaggggttattggtgtttacatgcgcaaccgggttattgctaatattctggttagaaaaggattattgactgcatggaaacataGTCAGAGATCTCAGAGAGGGAGTTGGTAACTTTGACCTGCTGTAAGAATCAAACCATCCAACGATCGGAGGATTGGCCCTGATGTGCCCTGAACTCAAGACCAATAAGTGCAGCTTGATGGTCTTAAAGGCAGAGATTTTTCAAACCTGGTGATAATCCACGCTAGTTTCCAGGAGGTTACTGATGATGATGTCATCCTCTGTACCGCTGCAGGAACCTGAGCTGTTCACATGTTGATCAGCACTTTCTCAAAGCAGTTGAGGACAACAGCTGTTCAAGCTGCTGGTCTGGAgtcattggccgggtttcccagatccgaccaCTCTTAAGGATTGAAGAAGGCTCCTaagaaggtttcaactaagaaGGGACCCTAagacagtgattcttaaccatagggccgcggcccacacttgggccgcgagcgccacctagtgggccgcaaaaaaaattcagttttgtacgtgtgggccgttGGGGTCgcaggactgcatagcaactccccaccaaatgagaaaaagaccctcagctagctgtacgtgtaatagtaagagaaatggtgtgtatttacagagtaaatccttcattttgtaCAGAGTatgtttagatccgccaggatcagggatcgattacttgggtctgcgcccagagcgagcgagcgcggcgtgatcatttatcccggcgcgtctcCGCGGCCgcagccccccagtctcgcgctcagaaggtgtgccgattttttccagtggccagccgcggtactgcaacaaaaaatcccatggggcccagaaagcttttttcccatagaccgcaatagtaaaagagaagcctctaaaactgttcacaggaacctccagctgtaatcaccggcaattactaatctttgtattctatatttttaagtcatggactttatatccgtcaaaaatgttttataacggccagaaaagtcaaagaaaagtctctttctgggcgtgacgtcacggccgtgtcggtgccattgatgtgccccagagcatcatgggaggtgactcaactgcgcatgctctatgggcccgtgtaccaggaagtaaaccaggaagtcagaaattttttcggcacatgcgctggctgagcagaatgcattgaaatgaatgggcggacATTTTTGTCACTgtatccagttaatattatagatccatgcgcGGCCGGGGAGGTTGGTGCCGCACgggcggcggctccgtcgtttactgctgaaggatggtagatgtaggtgcgtgggctgacgtgtctgctggactgggctGTTGTtcaagcttttgcaaaagcatcggaaattGACTCGGCTGCAGCGCGGTCAGAGCTGCGGGCTCaggcccgtcgcagctgatcaggctcggatgaaacctgacacgcgcagtcctgacaacttattaatgtaaataacttaaagtaaaatcaaactaagttttgttcccACTCTATTTtaaaatatgcacacttgtatgcttgtgtgtgtgtgtgtgtgtgt
This window of the Cololabis saira isolate AMF1-May2022 chromosome 21, fColSai1.1, whole genome shotgun sequence genome carries:
- the atp5mc1 gene encoding ATP synthase F(0) complex subunit C1, mitochondrial, translated to MYACSKFITCSPAVLRGGSRILTRPVSASLFNRPEASVEQQALLPVSQSAVLSRCFQTSAVSRDIDTAAKFIGAGAATVGVAGSGAGIGTVFGSLIIGYARNPSLKQQLFSYAILGFALSEAMGLFCLMVAFLILFAM